One Aliidongia dinghuensis DNA segment encodes these proteins:
- a CDS encoding FecR family protein, with product MTGPDNPPATPTRLEHEAYGWVVRFISGEAGPDDIEALKAWSAQSPAHAAAFDEASKVWQAAAPLRRRQPAVAKPDTFRAVERSYPSGRSHLGRRAFLGGALAASAAGAAAMAVHPPLGLWPSWSEFAADYRTGIGERRQIVLAGHVSIDMNTRTSVALRPAGGEVGQVELIAGEAMISALPKASGSFAVFAGDGRAIAADARFNIRRDGGSVCVTCMQGQVRVEAGPMALPLSAGQQVVYAGSDIGTAIQVDSAVVAAWQDGIVIFDATPVAQVIEEVNRYRPGRVILTSAALGRERFSARFRIASIDGVVGQLEQVFHARATTLPGGIVLLG from the coding sequence ATGACGGGCCCGGACAATCCACCAGCTACGCCGACGAGACTGGAGCATGAAGCCTACGGCTGGGTCGTGCGCTTCATCTCGGGCGAAGCGGGACCGGACGACATCGAGGCGTTGAAGGCCTGGTCGGCGCAAAGCCCCGCCCATGCGGCGGCGTTCGACGAGGCAAGCAAGGTATGGCAGGCTGCGGCTCCGCTCCGGCGGCGGCAGCCGGCTGTGGCCAAGCCCGATACCTTCCGCGCCGTCGAAAGGAGCTACCCGTCCGGGCGGTCGCATCTCGGGCGCCGCGCGTTTTTGGGCGGAGCCTTGGCGGCATCGGCGGCCGGTGCCGCTGCCATGGCCGTGCATCCTCCGCTCGGGCTCTGGCCCTCTTGGTCCGAGTTTGCCGCCGACTATCGGACCGGGATCGGCGAACGACGGCAGATCGTCCTCGCCGGCCATGTCTCGATCGACATGAACACACGGACTTCCGTCGCCCTACGGCCCGCCGGGGGAGAGGTAGGGCAGGTCGAGCTGATCGCTGGCGAGGCGATGATTTCGGCTCTGCCGAAAGCCTCCGGCTCATTCGCGGTCTTCGCAGGCGATGGTCGCGCCATCGCGGCCGATGCGCGGTTCAACATCCGGCGTGACGGCGGTTCGGTCTGCGTCACGTGCATGCAGGGGCAGGTTCGAGTCGAGGCCGGGCCAATGGCACTGCCGCTCTCGGCCGGGCAGCAGGTGGTCTACGCCGGCTCGGACATCGGTACGGCGATCCAGGTCGATTCCGCGGTCGTGGCGGCATGGCAGGACGGCATCGTCATCTTTGATGCGACCCCTGTCGCTCAGGTCATTGAAGAGGTCAACCGTTACCGGCCGGGCCGCGTCATCCTCACGAGCGCAGCGCTGGGACGCGAGCGGTTCAGTGCGCGGTTTCGAATCGCAAGCATCGACGGTGTGGTGGGGCAACTCGAACAAGTCTTTCACGCCCGGGCGACCACGCTACCCGGCGGAATCGTGCTGCTCGGATAG